A genomic window from Cricetulus griseus strain 17A/GY chromosome 4, alternate assembly CriGri-PICRH-1.0, whole genome shotgun sequence includes:
- the C4H21orf91 gene encoding protein EURL homolog isoform X2 has protein sequence MIIKRKATVIHHKGTMNEEEQFVNIDLNDDNICSVCKLGTDKETLSFCHICFELNLEGVPKSNLLHTRSLRGHKDCFEKYHLIANQDCSRSKLSKSTYEGVKTLLTKKINWIVQYAQNKDMDLDSECSKNTRHHLFNFRHKPDKKLLPQFDSQVPKYSVKGIAGSTGGLSSYTQRILEQRENTDFGLAILQDSDALWPHKHNQAQKKEETSSGPENVQTQNPRYSREELNSMTLDEVEQLNTKLQQQIQEVFEELTHQVQEKDSLASELHVRHVAIEQLLKNYSKLPCLQVGRAGPRSHLPINN, from the exons gGGCACTATGAACGAAGAGGAGCAGTTTGTAAACATTGACTTGAACGATGACAACATTTGCAGTGTTTGTAAACTGGGAACAGACAAAGAAACACTCTCCTTCTGCCACATTTGTTTTGAGCTAAATCTCGAGG GAGTACCAAAGTCTAATCTTTTACATACCAGATCACTTCGGGGCCATAAAGACTGCtttgaaaaatatcatttaattGCAAACCAGGATTGTTCTCGATCCAAGCTTTCCAAAAGTACTTATGAAGGAGTTAAAACCCTCCTGACTAAGAAGATAAACTGGATTGTACAGTATGCACAAAATAAGGATATGGATTTGGATTCTGAGTGTTCCAAAAATACCCGACATCACCTGTTTAATTTCCGGCATAAACCAGATAAGAAATTACTCCCACAGTTTGACTCTCAAGTGCCAAAGTACTCTGTGAAAGGGATAGCTGGGAGCACCGGTGGCCTCTCAAGCTACACACAAAGAATTTTGGAGCAGAGGGAAAATACAGACTTTGGGCTTGCTATATTGCAAGACTCAGATGCGTTGTGGCCTCACAAACACAACCAGgcacagaaaaaagaagagacGAGCTCTGGTCCAGAGAATGTCCAGACCCAAAATCCACGTTATAGCAGAGAGGAAC TGAATTCAATGACTCTTGATGAAGTAGAACAACTGAATACAAAGCTCCAACAGCAAATCCAGG AAGTGTTTGAAGAGTTAACACACCAAGTCCAAGAGAAAGACTCTTTGGCGTCTGAGCTCCATGTCCGCCATGTTGCTATCGAGCAGCTCCTCAAGAACTATTCCAAGTTACCATGCCTGCAAGTGGGACGGGCAGGACCGAGGTCACACCTGCCCATAAACAACTGA
- the C4H21orf91 gene encoding protein EURL homolog isoform X3 encodes MGPSRTGDCSIIMGVPKSNLLHTRSLRGHKDCFEKYHLIANQDCSRSKLSKSTYEGVKTLLTKKINWIVQYAQNKDMDLDSECSKNTRHHLFNFRHKPDKKLLPQFDSQVPKYSVKGIAGSTGGLSSYTQRILEQRENTDFGLAILQDSDALWPHKHNQAQKKEETSSGPENVQTQNPRYSREELNSMTLDEVEQLNTKLQQQIQEVFEELTHQVQEKDSLASELHVRHVAIEQLLKNYSKLPCLQVGRAGPRSHLPINN; translated from the exons ATGGGGCCCTCCAGAACTGGAGATTGCTCGATAATAATGG GAGTACCAAAGTCTAATCTTTTACATACCAGATCACTTCGGGGCCATAAAGACTGCtttgaaaaatatcatttaattGCAAACCAGGATTGTTCTCGATCCAAGCTTTCCAAAAGTACTTATGAAGGAGTTAAAACCCTCCTGACTAAGAAGATAAACTGGATTGTACAGTATGCACAAAATAAGGATATGGATTTGGATTCTGAGTGTTCCAAAAATACCCGACATCACCTGTTTAATTTCCGGCATAAACCAGATAAGAAATTACTCCCACAGTTTGACTCTCAAGTGCCAAAGTACTCTGTGAAAGGGATAGCTGGGAGCACCGGTGGCCTCTCAAGCTACACACAAAGAATTTTGGAGCAGAGGGAAAATACAGACTTTGGGCTTGCTATATTGCAAGACTCAGATGCGTTGTGGCCTCACAAACACAACCAGgcacagaaaaaagaagagacGAGCTCTGGTCCAGAGAATGTCCAGACCCAAAATCCACGTTATAGCAGAGAGGAAC TGAATTCAATGACTCTTGATGAAGTAGAACAACTGAATACAAAGCTCCAACAGCAAATCCAGG AAGTGTTTGAAGAGTTAACACACCAAGTCCAAGAGAAAGACTCTTTGGCGTCTGAGCTCCATGTCCGCCATGTTGCTATCGAGCAGCTCCTCAAGAACTATTCCAAGTTACCATGCCTGCAAGTGGGACGGGCAGGACCGAGGTCACACCTGCCCATAAACAACTGA
- the C4H21orf91 gene encoding protein EURL homolog isoform X1, with the protein MNEEEQFVNIDLNDDNICSVCKLGTDKETLSFCHICFELNLEGVPKSNLLHTRSLRGHKDCFEKYHLIANQDCSRSKLSKSTYEGVKTLLTKKINWIVQYAQNKDMDLDSECSKNTRHHLFNFRHKPDKKLLPQFDSQVPKYSVKGIAGSTGGLSSYTQRILEQRENTDFGLAILQDSDALWPHKHNQAQKKEETSSGPENVQTQNPRYSREELNSMTLDEVEQLNTKLQQQIQEVFEELTHQVQEKDSLASELHVRHVAIEQLLKNYSKLPCLQVGRAGPRSHLPINN; encoded by the exons ATGAACGAAGAGGAGCAGTTTGTAAACATTGACTTGAACGATGACAACATTTGCAGTGTTTGTAAACTGGGAACAGACAAAGAAACACTCTCCTTCTGCCACATTTGTTTTGAGCTAAATCTCGAGG GAGTACCAAAGTCTAATCTTTTACATACCAGATCACTTCGGGGCCATAAAGACTGCtttgaaaaatatcatttaattGCAAACCAGGATTGTTCTCGATCCAAGCTTTCCAAAAGTACTTATGAAGGAGTTAAAACCCTCCTGACTAAGAAGATAAACTGGATTGTACAGTATGCACAAAATAAGGATATGGATTTGGATTCTGAGTGTTCCAAAAATACCCGACATCACCTGTTTAATTTCCGGCATAAACCAGATAAGAAATTACTCCCACAGTTTGACTCTCAAGTGCCAAAGTACTCTGTGAAAGGGATAGCTGGGAGCACCGGTGGCCTCTCAAGCTACACACAAAGAATTTTGGAGCAGAGGGAAAATACAGACTTTGGGCTTGCTATATTGCAAGACTCAGATGCGTTGTGGCCTCACAAACACAACCAGgcacagaaaaaagaagagacGAGCTCTGGTCCAGAGAATGTCCAGACCCAAAATCCACGTTATAGCAGAGAGGAAC TGAATTCAATGACTCTTGATGAAGTAGAACAACTGAATACAAAGCTCCAACAGCAAATCCAGG AAGTGTTTGAAGAGTTAACACACCAAGTCCAAGAGAAAGACTCTTTGGCGTCTGAGCTCCATGTCCGCCATGTTGCTATCGAGCAGCTCCTCAAGAACTATTCCAAGTTACCATGCCTGCAAGTGGGACGGGCAGGACCGAGGTCACACCTGCCCATAAACAACTGA